In Spirochaetaceae bacterium, a single window of DNA contains:
- the yidD gene encoding membrane protein insertion efficiency factor YidD, whose amino-acid sequence MSRVQATGAGRVLRAAIRCYQLLLSPLLPASCRFHPTCSHYMAEAVATHGVVRGTGLGLRRILRCHPFHRGGYDPVPPAPRR is encoded by the coding sequence GGCGACCGGCGCCGGGCGGGTGCTCCGAGCGGCGATCCGGTGCTATCAACTGTTGCTGTCGCCGCTGCTGCCGGCGAGTTGCCGCTTCCACCCGACCTGTTCCCACTACATGGCCGAGGCGGTCGCCACCCATGGCGTGGTGCGCGGGACGGGTCTCGGTCTGCGGCGCATTCTGCGCTGCCATCCGTTCCACCGCGGCGGCTACGACCCGGTGCCGCCGGCACCGCGGCGTTAG